In the Pedobacter cryoconitis genome, CAGCTGCTGGTTCTGGTACGATTGGCAAGTTAAATTGCTTTCTCAAATCGTTATTGATAAACTTAGGTTGTTTAACTATCCAGGCATCATATTCAGCCTGAGAAACAACTCTAACAACCTTTTGCATGTTATAGTGACCAGATCCACAGATTTTCGAGCAATAGAACAAGAATTTAAATGCTGGATCATTTACTTTAGTCTGCATATCAGCAGTAGTAATAGTTGGGGTGAATTCGAAGTAAGAAGTCATACCCGGAACAGTGTTTAACTGAATCCTGAAATGTGGCATGTAAAAACTGTGCAATACATCTTTACTGGTCAGGATCAATCTTACTGGTTTGTTGACAGGAATAACCATTTCCTCTGCCATCTGATCATCAAGATTGTCCTTATCATTAAAGTCCATACCCAAACTGTTCGTTCCGGTAATCAGTTTATAGTTTTTCTTACCTACAATCTTATCAGCTCCGGGATAACGGATAGTCCATGCGAACTGCTGAGAAGTAATCTCAATGCTCAATGGCTTGTTATTAGGATCTTCGATTTTGTAGAAAATTGATCTCCAGGTAAGGAATCCCATTAATACCAATACAGTAAGAACCAATGCCGGAACAATTGTCCAGATACGCTCCAATGCATTATTGTGTGGGTAGTAATAAGCTTTTCTTTTACCAGTATTCTTGTAGAAATAAGAGAACAGGAATAATACAAGGTGTGTTCCGATGAATACAATAGTAGTCAGGATCAGCGTGATGTTAAACATCTGGTCAATCTTCTTACCGTGTTCTGAAGCAGCGTCAGGAAGAATCATGTTCCCGTGAACTGTATATTCAAAGTAAACACCATACAATCCGACGATTAAGAAAATCACGAAAAGAACACCATTTACTGTATTCCAGTTGATGCCAGCAGGTTTATCCTGAGCTTCACGTGTCAATTCATATACCCGCATAGCTTTACCAACTATTGCTATGAATAAGCAAAGCAGTAAAAATAACAGGGTATAAAATGCTGCCGACTTATAGATCGGGAACATATCAATAGGTTTTTTCGCAGCCGTAGCGGCAGCACCGGCGGCAGCTTCTTGTGCAAATGCGCTCGTATTTGCAAACACAGTAAGAATTACTGCCAGGGCCGCTATTGTCTTATTGCTTATATATTTTCTTAAACTCATTTTCTTAAAAGTAGTACGATGTACTTCTACTATAAATTAATGTATATACTCTCTAACCAGTTACTACAAATGGTGATTCAGACTTTCCTGTAAGAAAGGGTGATTCTTTGCAATTAAAGGTTTCTTACTTAATGAAGATAATACTGTAAAGGTAAACAAGCCTACAAAACCGATTGCTGTACCTATTTCAATAATACCAAAACCATTATGTGATTCTACAGTTCCAGGCATAATCATTTGGTAATAATCCACCCAGTGACCGCATAATACAATTATACAAACACCAAGCATGATATTTTCCTGTCTTTTATTGTCACGGTCCATCAACAACAGAACCGGAGCAAGGAAATTCATCACTAGATTCAAAAAGAACCAGAACTTGTAAAACTCAAATCGTTTGTAAAAATACACAGTTTCTTCCGGCATGTTGGCATAATAGATCAACATAAATTGCGCAAACCATACATAAGTCCAGAAAATTGAGAACCCGAAGATGAATTGACCTAAGTTATGAAGGTGACTATTGTTAACCCATTGCATATAACCTGCTTTTCTTAACAGGATGATAATTACAGCTATAGTAGCTAAACTGCTCACCCACATTGCTGCGAAGTTATACCAACCAAACATAGTTGAGAACCAGTGTGCCTCTAATGACATCACCGTATCAAATGCAAAGATTGGCGTAGTAAAGCCGTAGATAACTAAAAATATACAAGAGTATTTAAAACTTTTAGTGTATGAATTCAAACCGCCTTCTAAATCTTCGTTAGTTGATAATTTAGAAAGTAAGATAGCGAAGAAAGAATAGATACTTAAAAATACAACCTGACGTCCTAAAAAGAAAGGTACATTTAAGAAAGCAGACTTTCCATCGATTAATTTATCATAGTGTTCAGAAGTCGGGTCAGTTAAGCCCGGTGCATTCCAGTGGTGATAAAGATTATGTGTATATAGTCCCAGACCAATAACTACGATCAGGATTACTACTGCGACAGGCAATGTTCTTGCCATAGCCTGAGGCACACGTAAGATTGATGCAGACCATCCCGCCTGCGCTACAAACTGAACAGCTAAAAAGAATGCACCCGACATACATACACAGGCGAAGTAATAGGCCATAAGTAACAGGTTGGCAAAAGTCCGCTCATGAAGTCCATGATCAGAAAAACCATAAGCTATACTTGCGATACCAATAACGATCGCCGCTATGCTTAAAGTTTTAGCTTTTCCTGTAAACTCAAACTGCTCATTGAAATTATAATTGTGAGTTCCCATTTATATCTGCTTTTCTATTGTATTTTTTGTAATTGTTGAACATACATCACAACTTTCCATCTTTGATCTGGAGTAAGCTGAGAGGCATGTGACCCCATGTTATTTAATCCGTACATGATAGTGTGATAGATTTTACCTTCCGATAAATCTTTCATCAAGCCACCACGTGATGACGCTGCATCACCATGATAAGCTGGTACACCCGTAAATTTCTCAATTTGAACAAGGTGTCCTTTACCATCTCCTTTTTCACCGTGACAAGGTCCGCAGAATACAGTAAAGTAATGTTTACCTGACAATAAGTTCTGTGGTGTCTTAGCTAGAGGGTTGTGCAGATTTAAACCTGCGGCTTCATAACCTTCTTTAGTATTTGCATACTCATACTTTACAAATCCTACCGGGCTTGTATTCGCAGGAGGCGTTTGTGCAGTTTGTCCGTTTGCAAAATTCTTGTTCGGCTGGTCAGGATCATAAGCAATATGATCATACATATTCCTCGCATATTCCAAACCTGGGTTATTCTTATTCCTGCAAGACGAAAGTGTTGTAACAGCCAGGGCAAGAACAACAAATGAGGCTGCAACTATTTTATTCTTATTCATAGCTAATATACTTCCTTTCATTGTGCTTAACTTCTATAGCACCAGCTTCTTTTAATAGTCCGTCAATTTTACTGTGATCTCCGTTTTCCTGAGCATCAACAGCTATAATAAATCTATCATCTGTGGCTCTTAAGTCCATTACTCTTGGCGCTCTTCCCGGGAAAAGGTGAGTAGATGCATAATAAGATCCTACTAATCCAAATGCACAGAATAAAATAGTTACCTCAAACATAATCGGAATAAAATCCGGTAATGCAAAAGCTGGTTTACCACCAATATTATGTCTCCAGTCTACTACCGAGGTAAGATAGATCAGTGCAAATGCTGATACTGTTCCTGTTATCCCGCAGAAAAATGCAAGGATATCCAATCTTGATCTTTTAATTCCTAGTTTGGCTTCGATGCCGTGGATAGGCATAGGCGTATAAACATCATGGATCTTAATGTTGTTTTCCTGTAACTTTTCGATGCCATGCATCATTTCGTCAGGATCGCCAAAACTGCCTAAAATATATTTGATATTACTCATTGTTATATTTTTGCGTATTCTTCTTGTTTAACACTATCAAATTTCTCTAAAGACTCAACGTATTCTTTAACGTGAGTTTTGTCCAGATGACCTTCTTTAATCTGCGCAAGTTTAGCTTGCTCACTTGAGGTTTTAAGTAATAGTTTCACCTCAGCAATTGCAATTGAAGGCAGAACTCTTAAGAACAACAGGAATAAAGTAAAGAATACCCCGATTGAACCTACAAAGACACTTACATCTACCCATGTAGGATAGAACATCGCCCAACTTGATGGAAGGTAATCACGGTGTAATGAAGTAACGATAATTACGAAACGTTCAAACCACATACCGATGTTTACCACGATAGATAAGATCCATGTTGCAGGGATGCTCAAACGGATTTTCTTGAACCACAGTAACTGCGGAGAAATTACGTTACAAGTCATCATCATCCAGTATGCCCACCAGTATGGACCAGTTGAACGGTTGATGAATGCATATGCTTCATATTCTGAACCTGAATACCAGGCGATAAAAAACTCAGTGATGTAAGCCACACCTACAATCGATCCTGTAAGAATGATGATTTTGTTCATCGATTCAATGTGGAACATGGTGATGTAGTTTTCAAGACCCAATACTTTACGGGCAACCAGTAATAAGGTTAACACCATGGCGAAACCAGAGAAGATCGCACCAGCCACAAAGTATGGAGGGAAAATTGTCGTGTGCCATCCCGGAATAACCGAGGTTGCAAAGTCCATAGATACAATCGTGTGTACCGAAAGTACCAGCGGTGTAGAGATACCAGCAAGGATCAGAGACACAGTCTCAAAACGCTGCCATGTTTTAACGTTACCGCTCCATCCGAAAGAGAAGATAGAATAAATTCTGCGGCGCATACCTGTTGCACGGTCACGGATAGTAGCGATATCTGGTAATAAACCTGTATACCAGAATAATAAGGATACAGAGAAGTAAGTGGAGATCGCAAACATATCCCACACCAGCGGTGAGTTAAAGTTTACCCAAAGTGACCCGAACTGATTCGGTAATGGTAATACCCAGTAAGCTAACCATGGTCTTCCCATGTGGGATACAACATACGTTGCGGCACAGATAACGGCGAAAATCGTCATCGCCTCTGCTGACCTGTTAATGGAGTTACGCCAGTTTTGACGGAAGAGTAATAATACCGCTGAAATCAGTGTTCCTGCGTGACCAATACCTACCCACCATACGAAACCGGTGATATCCCATGCCCATCCTACAGTTTTGTTCAGACCCCATGATCCGATACCATTCCAGAAAGTATAACTTACTGCAACTAACCATAAGGTTGCTCCCATAAGGGAAACTATAAAACCTATCCACCACGCCCTGTTGGGCTTATTCTCAACTGGCATTAAGATATCATCCGTAATTTTTGCATACGTGATATCATTGCCGGTGATTAGTGGTTCTCTTAATATTGATTCGTTATGTCCTGACATAATGTGTTTTCTTTAATATCAGCTTACGCTTGTACTGTTGGTAATGAATCTGTGTTTCTAATTTTTGTCATATAACCTATTCCTGGCTGAGTATTTACCTCTTCCAATACATAGTAAATACGCTCACTGCGTAATGCTTTCGATACTTCTGATTCCGGATCATTTCCATCACCAAATATAATTGCATTGGCTGAACAAGCTTCCTGACATGCCATCTTGATATCTCCATCTTTCAACGGACGTTTCGCAATCTTAGCTGACAATTTACCAGCCTGGATACGTTGGATACACATTGAGCATTTCTCCATAACCCCTCTTGAACGGGTAGTCACGTCTGGGTTAAGAACCAGTTGAGTGAACTCATTGTTCAGGTAGTTATCAAAACGTGAATCATTCCAGTAGTTAAACCAGTTGAAACGACGTACTTTGTACGGGCAGTTATTTGCACAGTAACGTGTACCTACACAACGGTTATAAGCCATGTGGTTCAGACCATCCGAAGAGTGGGTCGTTGCCAATACAGGACAAACAGTTTCACAAGGAGCGTGATCACAGTGCTGACATAGCATCGGCTGATGAACAACTGATACACGGTCAAGATTTTCCATGTGTGCAATTTCTTTCTCCTCAGATACGCTCTTATCGCCTTCTTCAAAGCTATAGTAACGGTCAATACGGATCCAGTGCATCTCTCTGCGTCTGCGAACTTCATCGCGTCCAACAACAGGGATGTTATTTTCTACGTTACAAGCAACAATACAAGAACCACAACCAGTACAAGCATTCAAGTCGATTGCCATTACCCAGTTATTACCTGGTTTTTCGTATTTATCCCATAAATCATAAGTTTTATGTTCGCTGTCATGCTTACCAGTTCCTGCAGATGGGTTTTTCACATATTCCTTGAAAGTTGCTTCGCGGATAATGTTTCTTCCTTCAAAAGAGTGGTGAGTCTGCGTTTGTGCAAGCTCGTTGGTCGCACCAGTTTTAGTGATTGTGATCGTATTTGCATACTGTAACGTTCCATTACTGAAAGTTACGAATGGATAAGCATTCTGACCTACGTTATCACCAGCTTTACCCACTTTAGTACGTCCATAACCTAAAGCTATAGAAGCAGTACCCTGTGCTTGTCCTGGCTGAACCAGAACTGGTAAAGTAATTTTATATCCGTTGCTTCCTTTAACGTCAACAACATCGAATTCTTTGATTCCCAATGACTCAGCGAACTTAGGCGCAAGAGCAATGTAGTTATCCCAGGTTACTTTAGAAACCGGATCAGGTAATTCCTGTAAAAATGCGTTGTTGGCATGTTTACCATCGCGCATTGCTACACTTTCATAAACCTGAAGCTCAATATCCTTAGCTAAAGCAGCACTGCTTTTCACTACTGAAGGTGCAACAGCTGCTAATGAAAGGTTGAAGGTATAAGAACCTGCTGCCTTAGGTGCTGAAGCAAAAACTCCAGTCTCTAATACATCATTCCATGATTTACCGAAAGTTGGAAGTATATTTTTCTCCCAGTTGTTACGCACATACTGGTAGTATTCTTTAACAGGAGCGTTAGACCAGATCAGTAAACTTTCTTCAGCCTGACGCGAATTGAATACCGGGTTGATTGTTGGCTGAACGATAGAATAATATCCTTCATAGCTATTAGCATCACCCCATGCTTCTAAGTAATTCTGATTGGTTGCAATCACATCACATAAAGTAGAAGTCTCATCCTTACGGTCTGAGAAAGAAACTTTCAATGGGACTTTACTTAATCCATCAGTGAATGACTTCGTATTAACCACATCGTAAGCAGGATTGTTATCCAGGAAGAATACAGCAGCAACTTCGCCTCTGTTCATCTCATTTAAGAATTCCGCAAATTCAGCGTCATTACCAGCATAACGTTTGTTTGGATTATCCAAATCGATAGTTGTACCATAACTGCCAATAGCAGAGTTGATCGCGTTAACCAGGATCTGAGTAGAAACATCGTTAGAACCACATACGACTAAAGCTTTTCCTTTTTGCTGAACCAATTCTTTAGCAATCAGTTTAATCGCTTTTTCAGCAGTACCGTTCTTAGGTAAAGAACCACCAGCTAAATTGCCACCAGTGATTGCATTATATAAGGTAATCAGTGCAGGACCCTGCTCTGATAATTTAACCGGGATACGTGTATCAGCATTGGTACCTGTCAAACTCATACCAGCTTCGAACTGGAAGTGACGTGACATTTTACCTTTTGCCAATGATTTATGGTTTCTGTTAGCTACATACTGAGAAGTAAATTCTTCTCCGCTAATCCATGTTCCTAAAAAGTCAGCAGCAAAACTCACAATTAAGTCAGCTTTGTCAAAGTTATATTTTGGGATTACAGCTTTACCAAAGCTATTCTCATTTGCTTTGATGATACCAGTATAAGATACTGCATCGTACTGTACATGTTTAGTTGCAGGATAAGCAGTTATAAAGTCTGCAACTACTGCTTTAGTAGAAGGACTGTTTACAGATGAAGAAACGATGCGGATTTTCTTGCCCGAAGCTTTTGCTTTTGCCAGCTCTGCAGCTACAAATGCATCAACCTTCGCCCAGGTAGTCTCATCATTCTTTAATACAGGTGCTTTAAGTTTCGAAACATCGTACAAATCTAATACAGAAGCCTGAGCCTGTGCATCGGTACCACAATTGAACTCACCCGCATTTGGGTTTGGCTCAATCTTGATTGGTCTGCCCTCTCTGGTCTTCACCAGGATACTCTGACCATTATAACTTGACACATAGTAATTCGGGATACCCGGAATTACTTCTTCAGGTTTAATCAGGTAAGGTATTGATTTGTGAATCGGAGCAGGCTGACAAGCGGCAAGTGTTACCGCACCAAGACCAAAGCCTAAGGCTTTTAAAAAGTCACGGCGAGGAGTTACTGTACTTAATCCTGCTTCATTTAAAACATCTTCTATTGGAAGCGGCTCCGCAAATTCGTTTTTGTTGTTTTCAACAAAATCGGAGGTCTTGTTAAATTCCTCTAAGCCTTTCCAGTATTTTTTATTGCTTTCCATTTAAGCTATATTACTGTTTATCGAACGTTCTTTTTACTAAACTCTATTAATAGTGACATTTACCACACTCAATTCCACCTAATGCTGCAGGTGTAATTTTCTCACCTTTTTTGATTTTCTCATGAGCCTCAATAATTTTGGTGTAGAATGCGTTGTCTTTAACTTCTAACTTGGTGTCTTTATGACAGTTGATACACCATTTCATGGTTAGAGGAGAATACTGATAGATCTCTTCCATTGTATTCACTGGTCCGTGACAAGCAAAACAAACTGGTTCGTTTGGTTTCAACCCTTTTTCTTTACGGATAGCTTCTTCAGCTACAACAACGTGTTGTGAGTGATTGAAGTAAGCGAAATCAGGAAGGTTGTGAACACGTACCCACTCAATTGGTTTTTCTTTAGACTTGTCATAAGTCATTTTATCTGCATCATAACCTAATGCATTGTAGATTTTCTGAATCTCAGGAGAGATGTTTCCATCATGGCTGTCTCTGGCCTGAACCTGTTTGTGACAGTTCATACAAACGTTAAGCGAAGGTATGGTTGCGTTTTTAGATTCGAATGCACCAGCATGACAGTACTGACAATCAATCTGGTTTACACCAGCGTGTAATTCGTGAGAGAACTTAATCGGCTGTGTTGGCTGGTAACCTGTAGAAACACCAGTGTTCCACATGCCCATCCATCCAAATGAACCTAAGCTTATCACTAAGCACAGGATCACGAAGAAAACAAACTTCTTGTTTTTGAATAACTGACCAATGCCAGCTAACATCGACGCTTTCTCTTCGTCTTCTTCGATTTCTACACCTTGTTTTTTCAGGATCAGGCGCTCAAGCATTTTAATTGCTCTTGCCAGGATCACTAATACAATAATAGAGATCAGGATTACAGCAATTACTCCTACGATAGAGAAGTTTGAAACTTCATCAGAACCAGTAGCTGCACCAGCAGCTTCTACTTTCTTAGGCTCACCTACTTTTACGTAAGCAAGGATGCTTTTAATCTGCTCAGGCGTTAATGATGGAAACGCTGTCATATCGGCATTCGGATTGAACTTTGAAGCCTCTACAGCCTCTTTGTCTCCCGACGCGATAAATGCCGGAGCATTGTTGATCCATTTTAACAAAAACGCTTCGCTCTTTGTAGGTACAATCGTTTGTAATGCCGGGCCGATCAAATCGCGGTCCAGCGCATGACATGAAGTACATTTTTCCTTGAAGATTTTTCTACCTTCTACTGCGTCTTGTGCTTGCGTACCAGAAACGATTAAAACAGATAGAGCCGTAAACATAAATGCCGACTTCCAAACTCTTCTAATGATCAATGAGATATTCCTCATAATGAGTATTTTATGCTTTATTTTAAAAAACTGTAATGAACGTATTGATGTTTAAACTCTTGTTCTTCACCAAAACGTCCACAAAAGTAAAATTTATTAAGTTACCAATGACAAAGAAATGACAGTAAATACAATTTATAATCATTCTAAACTTTTCCATTTTATGGCTTTAAACGAAGAAAATCAGCAAATTTTTCTATTTGCTGATTTTCTATACGACAAAAATCCAGATAAGGATTTGGAATTATAATTTACATTTTTAATATCCAGGCAAAAATCAATGGAGCAACGATAGTTGCATCAGATTCCACGATAAACTTAGGCGTATTGATGTCCAGCTTGCCCCAGGTGATCTTTTCGTTTGGTACAGCACCAGAATACGATCCATAAGAAGTTGTAGAATCAGAGATCTGGCAGAAGTAAGTCCAGAAAGGAATATTCTCCATTTCCATATCCTGATATAACATAGGCACTACACAAATCGGGAAATCTCCAGCAATACCACCACCAATCTGGAAGAATCCGATCCCTTTTCCGCCACTGTTTTTAATATACCAGTCCGCAAGGTAACCCATGTACTCAATTCCACTTTTCACTGTAGAAGCCTGTAACTCATTTTTCATTACATAAGAAGCGAAGATATTTCCCATCGTTGAATCTTCCCATCCCGGAACTACAATCGGCAGATTTTTTTCTGCAGCCGCAAGCATCCATGAATTTTTAGGATCAATTTCATAATATTGCTCAAGTACACCGCTCAATAACATTTTGTACATATACTCATGCGGAAAATAACGCTCACCTGCTTTTTCTGCATTCGTCCAGATCTCCTGAATATGTTTTTGTAAACGTCTGAAAGCTTCTTCTTCAGGAATACAAGTATCAGTTACACGGTTATAATGGTTTTCCAATAAATCCCACTCGTCCTGAGGAGTTAAATCACGGTAGTTAGGTACACGTTTATAATGTGAATGGGCAACAAGGTTCATAATATCCTCTTCCAGATTCGCACCTGTACATGAAATTATAGAAACTTTATCCTGACGGATCATCTCTGCTAATGAAATTCCCAATTCGGCAGTACTCATTGCACCAGCCAGGGTAATCATCATTTTTCCACCTTCATCTAAATGCGTTTCATAGCCTTTAGCCGCATCCATCATTGCTGCTGCATTGAAATGGAGGTAATGCCCTTCCATGAATTTTGATATTGGTCCTCTTGTTACGCTCATTTTAATTAAGATTATTCTGTTTTGTATAAACCGCCGCAAAAATAAGGAAATATTCGTTAAAAACGATCCCTGCCCCTACACCATATTATTAATGAATATTATTTTATTTAGAATAATTATAAATAATGTATTATGTTTGAACTATTCCAACAAAGCCGTTCTCATTTTATGCTCAATTGTTAAACTCAAAAATGCAATCCTATGTGCAAAACAATAGTTTTAAGTTCAGGAAAAGACACTGCAATATCTCATTGCCCATGCTGTGATGTATTTTACATCTGGCACAATAATCTCTTGTTAAACTTCACCCACAATGATTTTCTAAATTTTAAAGACATCATTCAAAATTTCTCCTTCTCAGAAACCAGTCTGCCCTTTCCAGACAAAAAAGAGAGAATATTATTACGTACCCCCAATGAAGACATCAGCTTCGCCTTTACACATGATGAACTGGATTCCTTCCGGTCTATGCTGAACGAAGCTGTATTTATGAAAGAAGTTTATACCTTGATGGGAACAGAACCCGGAACAAATCATTAGCGATAAATAAAGCCGCACCAGATTTTACTCATAAATTGCTTACTTTAGCGCCTTTATTTTACGCATTATAACTACGCGCAACCCCTCTAATGAGAAAACTTTTGCTTTCCACCACCCTATTGCTCTCAACGCTTCATGGATTTGGACAAATGAAACTGATCAAACGTATGTTATCAGAAGATTTGGATACAACACGTAAAGCGAGTTTTATGCCACTTCCCCTGCTAAGATATGCTCAGGAAACAGGATTAGAGTTTGGCTTTGGCGGTCTTTATTCCACTTATATGGATCGGAAAGATACCTTAAACCGTAGTTCTAATTTTTCAACAGTCCT is a window encoding:
- a CDS encoding cytochrome c oxidase subunit II, whose translation is MSLRKYISNKTIAALAVILTVFANTSAFAQEAAAGAAATAAKKPIDMFPIYKSAAFYTLLFLLLCLFIAIVGKAMRVYELTREAQDKPAGINWNTVNGVLFVIFLIVGLYGVYFEYTVHGNMILPDAASEHGKKIDQMFNITLILTTIVFIGTHLVLFLFSYFYKNTGKRKAYYYPHNNALERIWTIVPALVLTVLVLMGFLTWRSIFYKIEDPNNKPLSIEITSQQFAWTIRYPGADKIVGKKNYKLITGTNSLGMDFNDKDNLDDQMAEEMVIPVNKPVRLILTSKDVLHSFYMPHFRIQLNTVPGMTSYFEFTPTITTADMQTKVNDPAFKFLFYCSKICGSGHYNMQKVVRVVSQAEYDAWIVKQPKFINNDLRKQFNLPIVPEPAAAPAAAAPADSTAKAATSAPAVAMNKPALKK
- a CDS encoding quinol:cytochrome C oxidoreductase; translated protein: MGTHNYNFNEQFEFTGKAKTLSIAAIVIGIASIAYGFSDHGLHERTFANLLLMAYYFACVCMSGAFFLAVQFVAQAGWSASILRVPQAMARTLPVAVVILIVVIGLGLYTHNLYHHWNAPGLTDPTSEHYDKLIDGKSAFLNVPFFLGRQVVFLSIYSFFAILLSKLSTNEDLEGGLNSYTKSFKYSCIFLVIYGFTTPIFAFDTVMSLEAHWFSTMFGWYNFAAMWVSSLATIAVIIILLRKAGYMQWVNNSHLHNLGQFIFGFSIFWTYVWFAQFMLIYYANMPEETVYFYKRFEFYKFWFFLNLVMNFLAPVLLLMDRDNKRQENIMLGVCIIVLCGHWVDYYQMIMPGTVESHNGFGIIEIGTAIGFVGLFTFTVLSSLSKKPLIAKNHPFLQESLNHHL
- a CDS encoding c-type cytochrome, with product MNKNKIVAASFVVLALAVTTLSSCRNKNNPGLEYARNMYDHIAYDPDQPNKNFANGQTAQTPPANTSPVGFVKYEYANTKEGYEAAGLNLHNPLAKTPQNLLSGKHYFTVFCGPCHGEKGDGKGHLVQIEKFTGVPAYHGDAASSRGGLMKDLSEGKIYHTIMYGLNNMGSHASQLTPDQRWKVVMYVQQLQKIQ
- a CDS encoding DUF3341 domain-containing protein, producing the protein MSNIKYILGSFGDPDEMMHGIEKLQENNIKIHDVYTPMPIHGIEAKLGIKRSRLDILAFFCGITGTVSAFALIYLTSVVDWRHNIGGKPAFALPDFIPIMFEVTILFCAFGLVGSYYASTHLFPGRAPRVMDLRATDDRFIIAVDAQENGDHSKIDGLLKEAGAIEVKHNERKYISYE
- the nrfD gene encoding NrfD/PsrC family molybdoenzyme membrane anchor subunit, which codes for MSGHNESILREPLITGNDITYAKITDDILMPVENKPNRAWWIGFIVSLMGATLWLVAVSYTFWNGIGSWGLNKTVGWAWDITGFVWWVGIGHAGTLISAVLLLFRQNWRNSINRSAEAMTIFAVICAATYVVSHMGRPWLAYWVLPLPNQFGSLWVNFNSPLVWDMFAISTYFSVSLLFWYTGLLPDIATIRDRATGMRRRIYSIFSFGWSGNVKTWQRFETVSLILAGISTPLVLSVHTIVSMDFATSVIPGWHTTIFPPYFVAGAIFSGFAMVLTLLLVARKVLGLENYITMFHIESMNKIIILTGSIVGVAYITEFFIAWYSGSEYEAYAFINRSTGPYWWAYWMMMTCNVISPQLLWFKKIRLSIPATWILSIVVNIGMWFERFVIIVTSLHRDYLPSSWAMFYPTWVDVSVFVGSIGVFFTLFLLFLRVLPSIAIAEVKLLLKTSSEQAKLAQIKEGHLDKTHVKEYVESLEKFDSVKQEEYAKI
- a CDS encoding TAT-variant-translocated molybdopterin oxidoreductase, yielding MESNKKYWKGLEEFNKTSDFVENNKNEFAEPLPIEDVLNEAGLSTVTPRRDFLKALGFGLGAVTLAACQPAPIHKSIPYLIKPEEVIPGIPNYYVSSYNGQSILVKTREGRPIKIEPNPNAGEFNCGTDAQAQASVLDLYDVSKLKAPVLKNDETTWAKVDAFVAAELAKAKASGKKIRIVSSSVNSPSTKAVVADFITAYPATKHVQYDAVSYTGIIKANENSFGKAVIPKYNFDKADLIVSFAADFLGTWISGEEFTSQYVANRNHKSLAKGKMSRHFQFEAGMSLTGTNADTRIPVKLSEQGPALITLYNAITGGNLAGGSLPKNGTAEKAIKLIAKELVQQKGKALVVCGSNDVSTQILVNAINSAIGSYGTTIDLDNPNKRYAGNDAEFAEFLNEMNRGEVAAVFFLDNNPAYDVVNTKSFTDGLSKVPLKVSFSDRKDETSTLCDVIATNQNYLEAWGDANSYEGYYSIVQPTINPVFNSRQAEESLLIWSNAPVKEYYQYVRNNWEKNILPTFGKSWNDVLETGVFASAPKAAGSYTFNLSLAAVAPSVVKSSAALAKDIELQVYESVAMRDGKHANNAFLQELPDPVSKVTWDNYIALAPKFAESLGIKEFDVVDVKGSNGYKITLPVLVQPGQAQGTASIALGYGRTKVGKAGDNVGQNAYPFVTFSNGTLQYANTITITKTGATNELAQTQTHHSFEGRNIIREATFKEYVKNPSAGTGKHDSEHKTYDLWDKYEKPGNNWVMAIDLNACTGCGSCIVACNVENNIPVVGRDEVRRRREMHWIRIDRYYSFEEGDKSVSEEKEIAHMENLDRVSVVHQPMLCQHCDHAPCETVCPVLATTHSSDGLNHMAYNRCVGTRYCANNCPYKVRRFNWFNYWNDSRFDNYLNNEFTQLVLNPDVTTRSRGVMEKCSMCIQRIQAGKLSAKIAKRPLKDGDIKMACQEACSANAIIFGDGNDPESEVSKALRSERIYYVLEEVNTQPGIGYMTKIRNTDSLPTVQA
- a CDS encoding c-type cytochrome, with the translated sequence MRNISLIIRRVWKSAFMFTALSVLIVSGTQAQDAVEGRKIFKEKCTSCHALDRDLIGPALQTIVPTKSEAFLLKWINNAPAFIASGDKEAVEASKFNPNADMTAFPSLTPEQIKSILAYVKVGEPKKVEAAGAATGSDEVSNFSIVGVIAVILISIIVLVILARAIKMLERLILKKQGVEIEEDEEKASMLAGIGQLFKNKKFVFFVILCLVISLGSFGWMGMWNTGVSTGYQPTQPIKFSHELHAGVNQIDCQYCHAGAFESKNATIPSLNVCMNCHKQVQARDSHDGNISPEIQKIYNALGYDADKMTYDKSKEKPIEWVRVHNLPDFAYFNHSQHVVVAEEAIRKEKGLKPNEPVCFACHGPVNTMEEIYQYSPLTMKWCINCHKDTKLEVKDNAFYTKIIEAHEKIKKGEKITPAALGGIECGKCHY
- a CDS encoding deoxyhypusine synthase family protein, which translates into the protein MSVTRGPISKFMEGHYLHFNAAAMMDAAKGYETHLDEGGKMMITLAGAMSTAELGISLAEMIRQDKVSIISCTGANLEEDIMNLVAHSHYKRVPNYRDLTPQDEWDLLENHYNRVTDTCIPEEEAFRRLQKHIQEIWTNAEKAGERYFPHEYMYKMLLSGVLEQYYEIDPKNSWMLAAAEKNLPIVVPGWEDSTMGNIFASYVMKNELQASTVKSGIEYMGYLADWYIKNSGGKGIGFFQIGGGIAGDFPICVVPMLYQDMEMENIPFWTYFCQISDSTTSYGSYSGAVPNEKITWGKLDINTPKFIVESDATIVAPLIFAWILKM
- a CDS encoding DUF6686 family protein translates to MCKTIVLSSGKDTAISHCPCCDVFYIWHNNLLLNFTHNDFLNFKDIIQNFSFSETSLPFPDKKERILLRTPNEDISFAFTHDELDSFRSMLNEAVFMKEVYTLMGTEPGTNH